CCACGCGGGCGCCATGACCACTCTGACGACCGGGCGGCTGATCCTGCGGCCGCTGATCGACGCCGACGCGCCGGCCTACGCCGCCATGCGCTACCACCCCGACGTCGCACGCTGGCTGGCGCCGGCGACGGGCGACGCGGGCGACGCCGCCCTGGCGATGATCGCGTATTTCGCGGAATGCCGCGCCAAGGACGGCCATGCGCCTTGGGGTATGTTCCTCAAGACCGCCGATGGCCGCGAGGGGCGGTTGATCGGGCAGGGCGGTCTGCGCGTGATCCCGGAGTTCGACGGCCGCACCGAGCTGCTCTACGCCGTGCATCCCGACGTTCATGGCAAAGGCTACGCCAGCGAGATGGGCCGCGCCACGCTGCGCCACGGGTTCGAGGACCGCGGCCTCGATCTGGTCTTCGCCATCACCAGGCCGGACAACGCCGCCTCGCGCGCCGTCATGGCGCGGCTGGGCATGCGCCATACGCG
The genomic region above belongs to Rhodospirillales bacterium and contains:
- a CDS encoding GNAT family N-acetyltransferase gives rise to the protein MTTLTTGRLILRPLIDADAPAYAAMRYHPDVARWLAPATGDAGDAALAMIAYFAECRAKDGHAPWGMFLKTADGREGRLIGQGGLRVIPEFDGRTELLYAVHPDVHGKGYASEMGRATLRHGFEDRGLDLVFAITRPDNAASRAVMARLGMRHTRAVVYKGIDAVWYEIDAATWRAGVSP